From Zalophus californianus isolate mZalCal1 chromosome 16, mZalCal1.pri.v2, whole genome shotgun sequence, one genomic window encodes:
- the KRT25 gene encoding keratin, type I cytoskeletal 25 translates to MSLRLSSGSRRACPRPTAGSLRLSGGGSGFGAGNVCSLPGIGSGFSCAFGGSSSGGNAGGGNLCAGFTLNEGGLLSGNEKVTMQNLNDRLASYLENVRALEEANADLEQKIKGWYEKFGPGSCRGLDHDYSRYFPIIEDLKNQIIASTTSNAHAILQIDNARLTADDFRLKYENELALHQSVESDVNGLRRVLDEITLCRTDLEIQYETLSEEMTYLKKNHKEEMQVLQCAAGGNVNVEMNAAPGVDLTVLLNNMRAEYEALAEQNRRDAEAWFNEKSASLQQQISEDVGATTSARNELTEMKRNLQTLEIELQSLLATKHSLECSLSETEGNYCAQLAQIQAQIGALEEQLHQVRTETEGQKLEYEQLLDIKVHLEKEIETYCRLIDGEDGACKSGVYKSRDYGSGNVGNQVKDLAKAIVVKKVLEEVDQRSKILTTRLHSLEEKSQNN, encoded by the exons ATGTCTCTTCGACTCTCCAGTGGATCCAGGAGGGCCTGTCCCCGTCCTACTGCAGGATCGCTCAGGCTCTCTGGCGGGGGATCTGGCTTTGGAGCGGGCAATGTCTGCAGCCTGCCTGGAATTGGAAGTGGTTTCTCGTGCGCCTTCGGGGGCAGTTCATCAGGGGGAAATGCAGGGGGAGGCAATCTCTGTGCTGGCTTTACACTGAATGAGGGGGGCCTCCTGTCAGGCAATGAGAAGGTGACCATGCAGAACCTCAATGACCGCCTGGCCTCCTACCTGGAGAATGTGCGTGCTCTGGAGGAGGCCAATGCCGACCTGGAGCAGAAGATCAAGGGCTGGTACGAGAAATTTGGGCCTGGTTCTTGCCGCGGTCTTGATCACGACTATAGTAGATATTTCCCGATAATTGAGGATCTGAAAAATCAG ATCATTGCTTCCACCACCAGCAATGCTCATGCTATTCTGCAGATCGATAATGCCAGGCTGACAGCGGATGATTTCAGACTCAA GTATGAAAATGAGCTGGCTCTTCACCAGAGTGTGGAGAGTGATGTCAATGGGCTACGCAGAGTTCTGGATGAAATCACCTTGTGCAGAACAGACCTGGAGATTCAGTATGAAACCCTCAGTGAGGAGATGACTTACCTAAAAAAGAACCATAAGGAG GAAATGCAGGTCCTGCAATGCGCGGCCGGAGGGAACGTGAACGTGGAGATGAACGCGGCACCCGGGGTGGACCTCACCGTCCTGCTGAACAACATGAGGGCTGAGTATGAGGCCCTGGCCGAGCAGAACCGCAGGGACGCAGAGGCCTGGTTCAACGAGAAG AGTGCTTCGCTGCAACAGCAGATCTCTGAGGACGTTGGGGCCACAACCTCAGCCCGGAATGAACTGACCGAAATGAAGCGCAATCTCCAAACATTGGAAATTGAACTTCAATCTCTCTTAGCCACG AAACACTCCCTGGAGTGCTCCCTGAGCGAGACTGAAGGCAACTACTGTGCACAGCTCGCCCAGATCCAGGCTCAGATCGGGGCCCTGGAGGAGCAGCTGCACCAGGTCAGAACCGAGACGGAGGGCCAGAAGCTGGAGTACGAGCAGCTGCTCGACATCAAGGTCCACCTGGAGAAGGAAATCGAGACCTACTGCCGCCTGATTGATGGAGAGGATGG GGCTTGCAAGTCTGGAGTTTACAAGTCTAGAGATTATGGATCTGGAAATGTGGGAAATCAAGTCAAag atctGGCCAAAGCCATAGTGGTTAAGAAAGTTCTTGAGGAGGTAGACCAACGAAGCAAAATACTCACCACCAGGCTCCACTCCCTGGAAGAGAAATCTCAAAACAATTAA